From the genome of Geobacter sp. SVR, one region includes:
- a CDS encoding N-acetylmuramoyl-L-alanine amidase yields MNRFLHIAVCFLMICLLYPLPAQAAKKKAAPKAVFTEQSSASVHPSAVLSEIKHWSNPDYTRISLELDRDVTWEAHELGKGKDGKPSRIYVDINRTRLAKGVKDITIGDGLLKGARVGQYKADVVRVVLDTENIKDYKVFPLSEPARLIIDVRGERPTEIARLEPGISARPEPAPEVKHEEPKAIERVVERIAKPPRKPVISKIRRIVVDPGHGGHDSGAVGLNGVMEKDVVLAIGLKLRDMLRDELGLDVVMTRSTDIFIPLEERTAIANKVNADLFVSVHANASLNRSAAGIETYYLNLAKTEKAAQLAAKENGTSLEKVSVLQAILFDLMANYKLNDSAHLAEEVQKSLHKKVRARHGDARNLGVKQGPFYVLVGATMPSILVETAFISNPHEETRLKDPAYQEMTAEGILEGIRGYITSLK; encoded by the coding sequence ATGAATCGATTTCTTCACATAGCTGTCTGTTTCCTGATGATCTGCCTGCTGTATCCTCTCCCGGCCCAGGCAGCCAAGAAAAAGGCCGCCCCAAAAGCGGTCTTTACCGAACAGTCGTCGGCATCGGTTCACCCCTCGGCCGTACTGAGCGAGATCAAGCACTGGTCCAACCCGGACTATACCCGCATCTCCCTTGAGCTGGACCGCGATGTCACCTGGGAGGCCCATGAACTGGGCAAGGGCAAGGATGGCAAGCCGAGCAGGATCTATGTCGACATCAACCGCACCAGACTGGCAAAGGGGGTCAAGGACATCACCATCGGCGACGGACTGCTGAAGGGTGCCCGGGTCGGCCAGTACAAGGCCGATGTGGTGCGGGTGGTGCTGGACACCGAGAACATCAAGGACTACAAGGTCTTCCCGCTCTCGGAACCGGCGCGCCTGATCATCGATGTGCGCGGGGAACGTCCGACCGAGATCGCCAGGCTCGAACCGGGCATCAGCGCGCGGCCGGAACCGGCACCTGAGGTAAAGCACGAGGAACCGAAGGCGATCGAACGGGTGGTGGAGCGCATCGCCAAACCGCCCAGGAAACCGGTGATTTCGAAAATACGTAGGATCGTGGTCGATCCCGGCCATGGCGGACATGATTCCGGTGCCGTGGGGCTCAACGGCGTCATGGAGAAGGATGTGGTCCTGGCGATCGGCCTCAAGCTGCGGGATATGCTCAGGGACGAACTGGGGCTGGATGTGGTCATGACCCGCTCCACCGACATATTCATTCCGCTCGAGGAACGCACCGCCATTGCCAACAAGGTCAATGCCGACCTGTTCGTCTCGGTCCATGCCAATGCATCCCTCAACCGCTCGGCAGCCGGCATCGAGACCTATTACCTCAATCTGGCCAAGACCGAGAAAGCGGCCCAGCTGGCTGCCAAGGAGAACGGTACCTCCCTGGAAAAGGTCAGCGTTCTGCAGGCGATCCTGTTCGATCTGATGGCCAATTACAAGCTCAACGACTCCGCCCATCTGGCCGAAGAGGTGCAGAAGTCCCTCCACAAGAAGGTCCGCGCCCGCCACGGCGATGCCAGGAACCTGGGGGTCAAGCAGGGGCCGTTCTATGTCCTGGTCGGCGCCACCATGCCCAGCATCCTCGTGGAAACCGCCTTTATCAGCAATCCTCACGAGGAGACCCGCCTGAAGGACCCGGCTTACCAGGAAATGACCGCCGAAGGCATCCTGGAGGGCATCCGCGGCTACATCACGAGCCTCAAATGA
- a CDS encoding dipeptide epimerase, which produces MERVSFAIEDATVAIIKAPMITPFRIATGQHDELENVFLRLRTSDGICGYGEAAVAAHITGETVATTLANLQTVAASLKGRKTDDPEEACREFAPALAGNHAALAALEMALLDISSRMRRIPFHQLFAPAAPHRPRLSFATDITVVIGTLEEARAAARHYAARGFTRFKIKIGRDEELDLQRVLAVQEIVPGCELTLDANVGYGAEQMLAFMDRLDRGGVRPILLEQPVPKHDWEGLTAVTAALEGSGTLVCADESVGSLATARRAIDNGAVSAINIKFMKSGILEGAEIARLATAHSIPLMLGAMIEGALSITAAAHFAAGLGCFDFIDLDTTFFIAGDLARSPYLDDSGRFDLQRAGHGIGVEPAFP; this is translated from the coding sequence ATGGAAAGAGTCTCGTTTGCGATAGAGGATGCAACAGTTGCGATCATCAAAGCACCGATGATCACGCCGTTTCGGATTGCCACCGGGCAGCACGATGAGTTGGAAAACGTCTTTCTCAGACTCCGGACCAGCGACGGCATCTGCGGTTACGGCGAAGCGGCCGTTGCCGCCCACATTACTGGCGAAACCGTGGCCACCACCCTGGCCAACCTGCAGACTGTTGCCGCATCCCTGAAAGGGCGCAAAACAGACGATCCGGAGGAAGCCTGCCGCGAGTTCGCCCCTGCCCTGGCGGGCAATCATGCGGCCCTGGCAGCCCTGGAAATGGCACTGCTGGACATCAGCTCCCGCATGAGGAGGATCCCGTTCCACCAGCTCTTCGCGCCGGCGGCACCGCATCGGCCCCGGCTTTCCTTTGCCACGGACATCACCGTCGTGATCGGCACCCTCGAAGAGGCTCGTGCTGCTGCCCGGCACTACGCGGCGCGGGGCTTTACTCGATTCAAGATCAAGATCGGCAGGGACGAGGAACTGGACCTGCAACGCGTCCTGGCGGTGCAGGAGATCGTGCCCGGCTGCGAGCTGACCCTGGACGCCAATGTGGGGTATGGGGCCGAGCAGATGCTGGCGTTCATGGACAGGCTCGATCGCGGCGGCGTTCGGCCGATACTGCTCGAACAGCCGGTGCCGAAGCACGACTGGGAAGGCCTGACCGCAGTCACGGCCGCCCTGGAAGGCAGCGGCACCCTGGTCTGTGCCGACGAGAGCGTCGGCTCGCTGGCCACTGCCCGGCGAGCCATCGACAATGGCGCAGTCAGCGCCATCAATATCAAGTTCATGAAAAGCGGTATTCTGGAGGGGGCCGAGATAGCCCGGCTGGCAACCGCCCACTCGATCCCCCTCATGCTGGGGGCCATGATAGAGGGGGCCCTGTCGATCACGGCAGCGGCCCACTTCGCTGCCGGCCTGGGTTGCTTCGATTTCATCGACCTGGACACCACCTTCTTCATCGCAGGCGACCTGGCGCGCTCACCCTACCTGGACGACAGCGGCAGATTCGATCTGCAGCGTGCCGGTCACGGCATCGGAGTGGAGCCGGCCTTCCCGTGA
- a CDS encoding DMT family transporter → MHIPLSPYLLLVLTTLFWAGNFVLGRAVHASIPPVSLVFWRWAGALLILLPFTWRHVRDQWPLLRHNWKALTMFAFLGVFCFNTFVYIALQSTTATNAILLNSIIPIAIVALSRLFGGTRVTQLQAVGMAISFAGVITIISRADLDLLLALRVNRGDLWVLLAVACWALYTFLLRQRPAGLHPLSFLTSIVALGLLGLAPLYAWELGQGLHMAPGPATWASLLYVAFFPSVLAFIFWNQAVGQVGANRAGLFLHLMPVFGTLLSIMFLGESLHLFQVTGIGLIFSGIWLTTRA, encoded by the coding sequence ATGCACATCCCCCTTTCCCCCTACCTGCTGCTCGTGCTTACCACGCTCTTCTGGGCCGGCAATTTCGTGCTCGGCCGGGCCGTGCATGCCAGCATTCCGCCGGTCAGCCTGGTCTTCTGGCGCTGGGCCGGTGCACTGCTGATCCTGCTCCCCTTCACCTGGCGCCACGTCCGCGACCAATGGCCTCTGTTGCGCCACAACTGGAAGGCCCTGACCATGTTCGCCTTCCTGGGAGTATTCTGCTTCAATACGTTCGTCTACATCGCCCTGCAGAGCACCACCGCCACCAATGCTATCCTGCTCAACTCCATCATCCCGATCGCCATTGTGGCCCTGTCGCGGCTCTTCGGCGGAACGCGGGTGACGCAGCTCCAGGCAGTGGGCATGGCGATCTCCTTTGCCGGGGTGATAACCATCATCAGCCGTGCCGACCTGGACCTGCTGCTGGCCCTGCGGGTCAACCGGGGGGACCTGTGGGTGCTGCTGGCGGTGGCCTGCTGGGCGCTCTACACCTTTCTGCTGCGCCAGCGACCAGCCGGGCTGCACCCCTTGAGTTTTCTGACCTCTATCGTTGCCCTCGGCCTGCTGGGCCTGGCTCCGCTCTATGCCTGGGAGCTTGGCCAGGGGCTGCACATGGCGCCGGGCCCGGCCACCTGGGCCAGCCTGCTCTATGTGGCCTTTTTCCCCTCGGTCCTGGCCTTCATCTTCTGGAATCAGGCGGTGGGCCAGGTGGGGGCCAACAGAGCCGGGCTTTTCCTGCACCTGATGCCGGTCTTTGGCACGCTCCTGTCGATCATGTTCCTGGGGGAGTCGCTGCACCTGTTCCAGGTAACCGGCATCGGCCTGATCTTCTCCGGCATCTGGCTCACCACCAGGGCTTAG
- a CDS encoding sulfite exporter TauE/SafE family protein, whose product MHTTIIFSVAFLASLLSSMSGAGAAMLTTPVWLSLGFPLPVAIASNQMNGAAWTLIAARNYLRGKTLDWTLIRFMIGFGLAGAYAGTLLVRGVDEQILKRVVGLVIISLVAAVGFSPSLGRGESEPRLSRRVTGMLAFPLGAYESFFGSGNGLFTSFLLSKTRGFPLLTALGYYYVVAFTWNCFAVVIFISAGFADARLMIPSTAGAVLGAYCGSRLGRSKGYGFVRVLFLTVGGILGVKLALGW is encoded by the coding sequence ATGCACACCACCATCATCTTCTCCGTCGCATTCCTGGCCTCGCTACTCAGCTCCATGAGCGGCGCCGGGGCTGCCATGCTGACCACGCCTGTCTGGCTGTCCCTCGGCTTTCCCCTGCCGGTCGCCATCGCCTCCAACCAGATGAACGGCGCCGCCTGGACCCTGATCGCGGCGCGCAACTATCTCCGGGGCAAGACCCTCGACTGGACGCTGATCAGGTTCATGATCGGCTTCGGACTGGCCGGGGCCTATGCCGGCACGCTCCTGGTGCGAGGGGTGGACGAACAGATCCTGAAACGCGTGGTCGGTCTTGTCATCATCAGCCTGGTTGCCGCAGTAGGTTTCAGTCCCTCCTTGGGCCGCGGGGAATCGGAACCGCGCCTCTCGCGCCGGGTAACCGGCATGCTGGCCTTTCCGCTGGGGGCCTACGAGTCGTTCTTCGGCTCCGGCAACGGCCTGTTCACCTCGTTCCTGCTCTCCAAGACCCGCGGTTTCCCTCTGCTCACCGCCCTTGGCTACTACTACGTGGTCGCCTTCACCTGGAATTGTTTCGCGGTGGTCATCTTCATATCCGCTGGCTTTGCCGACGCCAGACTGATGATACCCTCCACGGCCGGTGCCGTGCTGGGGGCGTATTGCGGCTCCCGCCTGGGACGCAGCAAAGGGTACGGATTTGTGCGGGTGCTGTTCCTGACGGTGGGGGGAATACTGGGAGTGAAGCTGGCATTGGGCTGGTAA
- a CDS encoding HEAT repeat domain-containing protein gives MEIHVKPKETKFVSLNYTPDPFAIILNGTIGFLTGGNFYPNEATFEEASQDIAECVFLGPFRGYTSEHFEKLTQVYTNRIIRRDMVANISDQSLLEQFALRDSDSYVRAAAVEKIENKKLISDIAKNEKNDDVRKAAVSRIEDQETLEHLYKNDTDNDVREIAVSRITNQTLLENIAFSDKKTDVRKAAVARLENQAVLRKLLKDEIADIREIAICRTNDQEVIKRFALSDPKTDVRRAATSCLNDMETLKELAIKDMKSDVREAATLKLTDMDLLEKIATSNDNADVRAAATIRLSKEDTLKRLAIGDADATIRSIAISKIDDQVIISKSALEDTSKIVRIAAVQKLTNKELANTISLEDPHSEVRKVAIKRFRDLSKKSN, from the coding sequence ATGGAAATCCATGTCAAACCCAAAGAAACAAAATTTGTTTCACTTAATTACACCCCTGACCCATTCGCAATAATTTTAAATGGCACTATAGGATTTCTCACCGGCGGCAACTTCTATCCGAACGAAGCTACATTTGAAGAAGCTAGTCAGGATATCGCGGAGTGTGTTTTCCTAGGCCCTTTTAGGGGCTACACCTCTGAGCATTTTGAAAAGCTGACTCAAGTTTATACAAACAGAATTATTCGAAGAGACATGGTCGCAAACATATCGGATCAATCTCTTCTTGAACAATTTGCACTGAGAGATAGCGATTCATATGTCAGAGCTGCTGCTGTAGAAAAGATTGAGAATAAGAAATTGATCAGCGATATAGCTAAAAATGAAAAGAATGATGATGTAAGGAAAGCTGCTGTCTCAAGAATTGAAGATCAAGAAACCTTAGAACATTTATATAAAAATGATACTGATAATGATGTCAGAGAAATTGCTGTAAGTCGCATAACCAATCAGACTTTACTTGAAAACATAGCATTCAGCGACAAAAAGACAGATGTTAGGAAAGCTGCTGTGGCAAGACTTGAAAATCAAGCGGTATTACGGAAACTATTGAAGGATGAAATCGCAGATATAAGGGAAATAGCGATTTGCCGAACGAACGACCAAGAGGTAATTAAAAGATTCGCCTTGTCCGATCCCAAAACAGACGTGAGAAGAGCAGCAACAAGTTGTCTAAATGACATGGAGACGCTTAAAGAGTTGGCCATTAAGGATATGAAAAGTGATGTAAGGGAAGCGGCCACCCTGAAATTAACTGACATGGATTTGTTGGAGAAAATAGCCACTAGTAATGATAATGCAGATGTTAGAGCCGCTGCCACAATAAGATTGAGTAAAGAGGATACTTTGAAGCGTCTTGCCATCGGGGATGCTGATGCTACCATAAGAAGCATAGCAATATCAAAAATCGATGATCAAGTCATTATCTCTAAATCTGCACTCGAAGACACCTCTAAAATAGTTAGAATTGCTGCAGTTCAAAAATTAACCAATAAAGAATTGGCTAACACGATTTCACTTGAAGACCCCCATTCTGAGGTTCGGAAGGTTGCGATCAAGAGATTCCGCGACCTATCGAAGAAAAGTAATTAG
- a CDS encoding benzoate/H(+) symporter BenE family transporter codes for MGKFFGPSHISAGFIAVLVGYTSSAAIVFQAATAAGAGPAHVSSWLLALGVGMALTCIGLSLYFRSPVLTAWSTPGAALLATALVGLPMSDAIGTFIFASALLTICGVTGWVETLMKHVPKSLAAAMLAGVLLRFGMGVFVSLGSQLRLVALMLFIYLAGRRLNSRYTIPLTFLGGLVWAAQGGLIHFEAVKLTLAQPVFIAPTFTISTIIGVGIPLFIVTMASQNVPGIAVLRANGYQTPVSPLIGWTGLTGVLLAPIGGFQFNLAAITAAICMSPEADVNPERRYLAAVWAGIFYLITGLLGATVATAFAALPKELVAAIAGIALLGTIGNSLAGALHDERERDAALITFLVTASGLTLRGIGSAFWGLLLGLAVLKIIPSIKK; via the coding sequence ATGGGTAAATTTTTCGGACCTTCGCATATTTCCGCCGGCTTTATCGCGGTGTTGGTCGGCTACACCAGTTCGGCCGCCATAGTTTTCCAGGCGGCTACCGCTGCTGGTGCCGGCCCTGCCCACGTCAGTTCCTGGCTGCTGGCCCTGGGTGTGGGCATGGCCTTGACCTGCATCGGTCTCTCGCTGTATTTCCGCAGTCCGGTGCTGACCGCATGGTCGACGCCGGGTGCGGCGCTGCTGGCCACGGCACTGGTCGGTCTGCCGATGAGCGACGCCATCGGCACCTTTATCTTCGCCTCGGCGCTGCTCACGATCTGCGGTGTAACCGGCTGGGTCGAGACGCTCATGAAGCATGTCCCGAAATCGCTGGCCGCTGCCATGCTGGCGGGTGTACTGCTCCGCTTCGGTATGGGAGTCTTCGTGTCCCTCGGTTCCCAGCTCCGGCTGGTGGCCCTGATGCTGTTTATCTACCTGGCTGGCCGAAGACTGAACTCACGCTACACGATTCCGCTGACCTTCCTGGGCGGGCTGGTCTGGGCGGCCCAGGGCGGATTGATTCACTTCGAGGCTGTGAAACTTACCCTTGCCCAACCGGTATTTATCGCACCGACGTTTACTATTTCGACAATCATCGGCGTCGGGATCCCCCTGTTCATTGTCACGATGGCCTCCCAGAATGTGCCGGGTATTGCCGTTCTGCGTGCCAATGGCTACCAGACTCCGGTCTCGCCGCTGATCGGCTGGACCGGATTGACCGGAGTGCTGCTGGCGCCCATCGGCGGGTTCCAGTTCAATCTGGCCGCAATTACCGCCGCCATCTGCATGAGCCCGGAAGCGGATGTAAATCCGGAACGCCGCTATCTTGCAGCGGTCTGGGCCGGCATTTTCTACCTGATCACCGGCCTGCTCGGCGCGACCGTGGCCACTGCTTTTGCCGCCCTGCCGAAAGAGCTGGTAGCGGCCATAGCCGGCATAGCCCTGCTCGGAACAATCGGCAACAGCCTGGCAGGTGCGCTGCATGACGAGCGGGAACGGGATGCGGCGCTCATTACGTTCCTTGTGACCGCATCGGGGCTTACCCTGAGGGGCATCGGCAGCGCATTCTGGGGTTTGCTGCTCGGCCTGGCCGTTCTGAAGATCATTCCCAGTATCAAAAAATAA
- a CDS encoding DinB family protein, with the protein MQDIPDLLESLRRSPKILSQFVLSIPEAKLDLRRGEGFWTVAEHYSHLADVQPMLTKRIERFMNEDNPEFVPFIPGEDKAESDTPLRMSIESALELFSCNRASQLQLLESADDIAWKKRATHPEYEEYSLYILTRHVLMHDHWHMYRMEELWLTRNTYLTRLE; encoded by the coding sequence GTGCAAGACATTCCGGATCTGCTGGAATCGCTCAGACGGTCGCCCAAAATACTATCTCAGTTTGTCCTGTCCATTCCGGAAGCCAAACTGGATTTACGAAGAGGTGAAGGCTTCTGGACTGTTGCAGAGCATTACAGCCATTTGGCCGACGTGCAACCCATGCTGACAAAGCGTATTGAACGGTTCATGAATGAGGATAATCCCGAGTTTGTCCCGTTCATTCCCGGTGAAGACAAGGCAGAATCTGATACTCCCCTTCGCATGAGCATCGAATCTGCGCTCGAACTGTTCTCCTGTAACAGAGCCAGTCAACTGCAGCTCCTGGAAAGTGCAGATGACATAGCCTGGAAAAAGAGGGCGACCCATCCTGAATATGAAGAGTATTCGCTCTATATTCTGACCAGGCATGTACTGATGCATGATCACTGGCATATGTACCGGATGGAGGAGCTTTGGTTGACAAGGAACACGTATCTGACAAGGCTGGAATAG
- a CDS encoding HD-GYP domain-containing protein — translation MGTHDIYEPVSLACVLPDIFPRVALFTETWGKHVLYKEESLPFTEVDRDRLLASNTRILYVRSGDHEEVARFTEENLAEILERCDMDQMAKTAALTQATTNYLKNIFVDPEKAQDAERCRNLSGHLAQYISESQSIADLLKTLGSGSVFAIRHSMQVAVMSMLVWSKLFPEKRDDLVDIGMAGMLHDIGMSLILKDITEEKDYWTSPTLEEIRRHPFEGYIFLRKNGRYNDLVLDAVRHHHERYFGGGYPGGLKGDEIRVSTQVIGLADMYCTLISDRPTRKASTPEEAFKIIGDETYKCFSTILFYAFQAAIK, via the coding sequence ATGGGAACCCATGATATATATGAGCCTGTTTCCCTGGCATGCGTGCTGCCCGATATCTTCCCCCGAGTGGCGCTCTTTACCGAAACCTGGGGAAAACATGTCCTTTACAAGGAAGAATCGCTTCCATTCACCGAAGTCGATCGTGACCGGCTGCTGGCCAGCAATACGCGTATACTCTATGTCAGGTCCGGAGACCATGAGGAGGTCGCCCGTTTTACCGAGGAAAACCTGGCTGAGATCCTGGAGCGGTGCGATATGGACCAGATGGCGAAAACCGCCGCGCTGACCCAGGCCACCACAAACTATCTGAAAAATATCTTCGTAGACCCTGAGAAGGCCCAGGATGCCGAACGGTGCAGGAATCTGAGCGGCCATCTGGCCCAGTATATCTCGGAGTCGCAGAGCATCGCCGACCTGCTCAAGACCCTGGGGAGCGGCTCGGTCTTCGCCATCAGGCACTCCATGCAGGTCGCGGTCATGTCCATGCTGGTATGGTCAAAGCTTTTTCCGGAAAAACGCGATGATCTGGTTGATATCGGCATGGCCGGAATGCTGCACGACATCGGCATGTCCCTCATTCTGAAGGACATTACGGAAGAAAAGGATTACTGGACCTCTCCCACCCTGGAGGAGATCAGGCGCCATCCATTCGAGGGGTATATATTCCTGAGGAAAAACGGCCGTTACAATGATCTGGTGCTGGATGCCGTGCGTCATCACCATGAGCGGTATTTTGGCGGCGGGTATCCCGGCGGCCTCAAGGGGGACGAAATCAGGGTATCGACCCAGGTGATCGGTCTGGCGGACATGTACTGTACCCTCATATCCGACAGACCCACCCGAAAGGCTTCAACCCCGGAGGAGGCCTTCAAGATCATCGGCGACGAGACCTACAAGTGCTTTTCGACCATCCTGTTCTATGCGTTCCAGGCTGCCATTAAATAG
- the sugE gene encoding quaternary ammonium compound efflux SMR transporter SugE: protein MVWVILIIAGLFEVGWAIGLKYTEGFTRLWPSVGTILSMLISLWLLGIAMKSLPVGTAYAIWVGIGAVGTVALGVVLFGEPANTGRLISVALIIAGIVGLKLATPA from the coding sequence ATGGTTTGGGTCATTCTTATTATTGCGGGGTTATTTGAGGTCGGCTGGGCAATCGGATTGAAGTACACGGAAGGTTTCACCCGGTTGTGGCCCAGTGTGGGGACTATTCTGTCGATGCTTATCAGTCTCTGGTTGCTGGGCATTGCCATGAAGTCCCTTCCCGTGGGCACTGCGTACGCCATCTGGGTCGGGATCGGAGCCGTCGGGACGGTAGCGTTAGGCGTCGTACTCTTTGGCGAGCCCGCAAACACTGGTCGGCTCATCAGTGTTGCGCTGATTATTGCCGGTATTGTCGGGCTTAAGCTTGCGACGCCAGCCTGA
- a CDS encoding DUF6429 family protein, which translates to MPAEKTEYDTEKIDECVLALLQLTLHDGNRAWKGTDFEVMDRLFEQGYILDPRNRNKAVVLTEKGLERSKELFAGLFEK; encoded by the coding sequence GTGCCAGCGGAAAAAACGGAATACGATACCGAGAAAATAGACGAGTGCGTGCTGGCTCTTTTGCAGTTGACGCTGCATGACGGGAACCGGGCCTGGAAAGGAACGGATTTCGAGGTTATGGACCGGCTTTTTGAGCAGGGGTACATCCTTGATCCCCGCAATAGGAACAAGGCCGTTGTGCTGACTGAAAAAGGGCTGGAGAGGTCAAAGGAGCTGTTTGCCGGTCTGTTTGAAAAATAA
- a CDS encoding DUF4160 domain-containing protein: protein MSPTVFTKSGLRFHFFSREESRMHIHVTSQRGEAKFWIEPVIELAQNHGMSEVELKTASRLIKEHEDDIRKTWHLHFDR from the coding sequence ATGAGTCCCACTGTTTTTACAAAAAGCGGGTTGCGATTCCACTTCTTCTCCCGTGAGGAATCACGGATGCACATCCATGTGACGAGCCAGAGAGGAGAAGCGAAGTTCTGGATTGAACCGGTAATTGAACTGGCGCAGAATCATGGTATGTCGGAAGTGGAGCTGAAAACGGCGAGCAGGCTCATAAAGGAGCATGAGGATGACATACGCAAAACATGGCACCTCCACTTCGACCGCTGA